The following proteins come from a genomic window of Mucinivorans hirudinis:
- a CDS encoding Transcriptional regulator, AraC family, whose protein sequence is MLLVQNREYEITATESCELLTLDFISSFQICDGIGLKDIKDILGEYVYEFHTLPFNEYMSELVKSTIMYTDHKSTCKYIHQAKQQELFYVFRMYYPTVEMLQFFSPVINSNSFFQSLVRANYPNAKNVEELARLCGYGVHNFKKVFSYNFNESPYQWMLRQSVALIRARLLDGNIPIKVIVEEFGFSSQSHLNLFCKRHFGATSSQVRKEGGSSRKANK, encoded by the coding sequence GTGCTCTTGGTACAAAATCGCGAGTACGAAATAACAGCAACCGAAAGCTGCGAATTGCTCACACTCGACTTTATCAGCTCCTTTCAGATTTGCGATGGAATTGGTTTGAAGGATATTAAAGATATACTCGGAGAGTATGTTTACGAATTTCACACCCTTCCATTCAATGAGTATATGAGCGAGTTGGTGAAATCTACAATTATGTATACCGACCACAAGTCCACTTGCAAATATATTCATCAGGCAAAGCAGCAGGAGTTATTCTACGTCTTTCGTATGTACTATCCCACTGTCGAAATGCTTCAATTTTTTAGTCCTGTTATCAACTCGAACAGCTTTTTCCAATCTCTTGTCCGCGCAAATTACCCCAATGCCAAAAACGTAGAGGAGCTGGCTCGGTTGTGCGGATATGGTGTCCATAACTTCAAAAAGGTATTTTCGTACAACTTCAACGAGTCGCCCTATCAGTGGATGCTCAGGCAGAGTGTGGCACTTATAAGGGCGCGATTGCTGGACGGTAACATCCCCATCAAGGTTATTGTCGAGGAGTTCGGCTTCTCAAGTCAGTCTCACCTCAATCTTTTTTGCAAACGCCACTTTGGTGCCACCTCTTCCCAGGTGAGGAAGGAGGGAGGGAGCAGTAGAAAAGCCAATAAATAG
- a CDS encoding Quinolinate synthetase translates to MEKILKLKRERNAVILAHYYTRPEVQEVADYVGDSFQLSEIAASTEADVILFAGVHFMAETAKILSPSKIVLLPDLEAGCSLADSCKAEDFAKFIAEHPDHLVISYINTTAQIKALTDIVCTSSNAVKIVQSLAADQKIIFGPDRNLGNYIKGITGRENMVVWDGACHVHEEFSVEKLAQLKRENPTAKVLAHPECKKAVLLLADHIGSTAELLKFSQTDTAQTYIVVTEPGILHQMQKASPAKTFIPAPPMDSTCGCNDCAYMKLNSLAKIERALQTMQPQIELPAELIEKAERSIRNMLKYR, encoded by the coding sequence ATGGAAAAGATATTAAAACTCAAGCGAGAGCGCAATGCCGTGATTCTCGCCCACTACTACACCCGTCCCGAGGTGCAGGAGGTTGCTGATTATGTGGGTGATAGCTTTCAGCTTTCGGAAATTGCCGCATCCACCGAGGCAGATGTGATTCTCTTTGCGGGGGTACATTTTATGGCTGAGACAGCCAAGATTCTCTCGCCCTCGAAAATCGTGCTGCTGCCCGATTTAGAGGCGGGCTGTTCGCTGGCGGATAGTTGCAAGGCAGAGGACTTTGCGAAATTTATTGCGGAGCATCCCGACCACTTGGTTATATCGTATATAAATACTACGGCTCAGATTAAGGCGCTTACGGATATTGTATGCACTTCGAGCAATGCCGTGAAAATAGTGCAGTCGCTCGCGGCAGACCAAAAAATAATTTTTGGACCCGACCGTAATCTGGGCAACTATATTAAAGGTATAACGGGGCGCGAAAATATGGTTGTGTGGGATGGTGCGTGCCACGTGCACGAGGAGTTTTCTGTAGAAAAATTGGCACAACTCAAGCGAGAAAACCCTACGGCAAAAGTGCTTGCACACCCCGAGTGCAAGAAGGCGGTTCTACTCCTTGCCGACCATATCGGCTCAACTGCTGAGCTGTTAAAGTTTTCGCAAACAGACACCGCGCAAACATACATTGTTGTAACCGAACCCGGAATTTTGCACCAGATGCAAAAGGCATCGCCCGCCAAAACCTTTATCCCCGCCCCGCCGATGGACTCCACGTGTGGGTGTAACGATTGTGCATATATGAAGCTCAATTCGTTGGCAAAGATTGAGCGAGCACTACAGACAATGCAACCACAGATAGAGCTGCCGGCAGAGCTCATAGAAAAGGCTGAGCGGTCGATACGTAATATGCTTAAATATAGGTGA
- a CDS encoding Phosphoribosylformylglycinamidine synthase (synthetase subunit), with protein sequence MIKFFRNQSTVFAISAHCELDSRTISKLEWLFSGAKLVEADSLSGIFVGPRREMITPWSTNAVEITQNMGIEGIERIEEFTEQEGVDVGFDKMLYRLYKTLDQHIFTIEKEPEKIIYIDDIRAYNAEQGLALVEQEIEYLESVSAKVGRKLTDSEVFGFSQVNSEHCRHKIFNGEFVIDGQAQPDTLFGMIRKTTKEHNGAVVSAYKDNCAFLQGSVVEQFAPASHETSDYFVTEDFESVISIKAETHNFPTTVEPFNGAATGTGGEIRDRIAGGKGAFPISGTAVYMTAYPRLGRSWESSMAERPWLYQTPEDILIKASNGASDFGNKFGQPLITGSLYTFEHEENNKKFGFDKVIMLAGGIGYGKKVDSLKDEPTKGDKVVLLGGDNYRIGMGGGAVSSVATGEYANAIELNAVQRSNPEMQKRAYNAIRAISEESDNPIISIHDHGAGGHLNCLSELVEATGGRIDIDCLPVGDPTLSAKEIVGNESQERMGLVIKEGDIDKFRKIAERERSPFYVIGEATGDMQFTFVNNKNGERPIDLQLADMFGKTPRTQLVDNTVIENYKAPQYSSEGLGKYIEDVLQLEGVACKDWLTNKVDRSVTGRIAMQQCAGEIQLPLNDCGVFALDFHGVRGVANSLGHAAAVAMADPAKGSQIAIAESLTNLVFAPILGGLSNVSLSANWMWACKNEGEDARLYKAVKGASDFAIALGINIPTGKDSLSMTQKYPDGEKVYAPGTVIITAAGEVSDVKKCVKAALVPAVGTELIYIDFSADEQFRIGGSAFAQSVSAVGEDVPFVRDAAYFKKCFAAVQELIESGKVLAGHDVSGGGLITTLLEMNFANNTTGAQIDLNPLREADLVKVLFSEKPAVVLQVANGEVIADELNSLGVASQIIGKVTSTRKLVVRHGCCERLSLDIDALRDTWFKTSYLLDRRQSGEIKAKERFENYKCQPLVYDFPAAWDGSVSGLGIEPKRKGKSGVRAAIIREKGSNGDREMAWAMHLAGFDVKDVMMTDLITGRETLEDINLIVFVGGFSNSDVLNSAKGWAGAFLYNPKAKEALDKFYSRKDTLSLGVCNGCQLLVELGLITPSHSEKPRMLHNDTHKFESQFVGVSLEKSPSIMLKSLEGSRLGVWIAHGEGKFHLPMAEENYNIALKYSYAEYPANPNGSDYNAAGICSADGRHLAMMPHPERAIKPWQWAHYPAERAADEVTPWIEMFINARRWVSEHK encoded by the coding sequence ATGATAAAATTTTTCAGAAACCAATCTACTGTTTTTGCCATATCGGCTCATTGTGAGTTAGATAGCCGGACAATCTCAAAACTCGAATGGCTCTTTAGCGGCGCAAAGCTCGTGGAGGCAGATAGCCTTAGCGGCATCTTTGTGGGTCCGCGACGCGAGATGATTACCCCCTGGAGCACCAATGCGGTGGAAATTACTCAAAATATGGGCATCGAGGGCATCGAACGTATCGAAGAGTTCACCGAGCAGGAGGGTGTAGATGTCGGTTTCGATAAGATGCTATATCGTCTCTACAAAACTCTTGACCAACATATTTTTACGATAGAAAAAGAGCCGGAGAAAATTATCTACATCGATGATATTCGTGCCTATAATGCTGAGCAGGGTCTGGCTCTGGTCGAGCAGGAGATAGAATACCTAGAGAGTGTTTCGGCAAAAGTGGGCAGAAAACTCACTGATAGCGAGGTGTTCGGCTTCTCGCAAGTCAATTCGGAGCACTGCCGCCACAAAATTTTCAATGGTGAATTTGTTATAGATGGTCAGGCTCAGCCCGATACGCTCTTTGGGATGATTCGCAAAACGACCAAGGAACATAACGGTGCGGTGGTTTCTGCTTATAAGGATAATTGTGCATTTCTGCAAGGCTCTGTTGTAGAGCAGTTTGCGCCTGCTTCGCACGAAACCTCGGACTATTTTGTGACGGAGGATTTCGAGAGTGTTATTTCTATAAAAGCCGAAACTCACAATTTTCCTACCACTGTCGAACCTTTTAATGGGGCTGCCACGGGAACTGGTGGCGAAATTCGTGACCGTATCGCGGGAGGTAAAGGGGCTTTTCCTATCTCAGGCACAGCCGTTTATATGACCGCATACCCACGTTTGGGACGCAGTTGGGAGAGTTCTATGGCGGAGCGTCCGTGGTTGTATCAGACTCCGGAAGATATTTTGATAAAGGCGTCAAACGGAGCAAGCGACTTTGGCAATAAGTTTGGGCAGCCACTTATCACCGGTTCGCTCTATACATTTGAGCACGAGGAGAATAATAAGAAATTTGGTTTCGATAAAGTCATAATGCTTGCCGGAGGTATAGGCTATGGCAAAAAGGTTGATTCTCTCAAAGATGAGCCTACAAAAGGCGATAAGGTGGTTTTACTCGGTGGGGACAACTATCGTATTGGTATGGGTGGTGGCGCGGTCTCGTCGGTGGCTACGGGTGAGTATGCTAACGCAATAGAGCTTAACGCTGTGCAACGCTCGAACCCCGAGATGCAGAAACGCGCCTACAACGCCATTCGTGCAATTTCCGAGGAGTCGGACAACCCGATTATCTCTATCCACGACCACGGTGCAGGCGGACACCTGAACTGCCTGTCGGAGTTGGTGGAGGCTACGGGCGGACGAATCGACATTGACTGCTTGCCAGTGGGCGACCCCACGCTCTCGGCAAAAGAGATTGTCGGCAATGAGTCTCAGGAGCGTATGGGATTGGTTATCAAGGAGGGAGACATCGACAAGTTTAGAAAAATAGCTGAGCGTGAACGTTCGCCCTTCTATGTAATTGGCGAGGCTACGGGCGATATGCAGTTTACGTTTGTCAATAACAAGAATGGTGAGCGCCCCATCGACCTGCAACTCGCCGATATGTTTGGCAAAACGCCCCGTACTCAGCTGGTTGATAACACTGTTATTGAGAATTACAAAGCTCCCCAATACTCGAGCGAGGGGTTGGGAAAATATATAGAGGACGTTTTGCAGCTTGAGGGTGTTGCCTGCAAGGATTGGCTAACCAACAAGGTAGACCGTTCGGTTACGGGGCGTATCGCAATGCAGCAGTGTGCGGGCGAGATTCAGTTGCCGCTGAACGACTGCGGCGTTTTTGCGCTCGATTTCCACGGGGTGCGCGGTGTTGCCAATTCGTTGGGACACGCTGCGGCAGTGGCAATGGCTGACCCTGCAAAAGGCTCTCAAATAGCTATTGCCGAATCACTTACAAACCTTGTCTTTGCTCCTATTCTTGGTGGTTTATCGAATGTTTCGTTGTCGGCAAACTGGATGTGGGCGTGCAAAAACGAGGGCGAGGATGCACGGTTGTACAAGGCGGTTAAGGGTGCTTCGGACTTTGCTATAGCACTTGGTATCAACATACCTACGGGCAAAGACTCATTGTCGATGACCCAGAAATACCCCGATGGTGAAAAGGTTTATGCGCCCGGCACGGTGATTATTACGGCTGCGGGTGAGGTTTCGGATGTTAAAAAGTGTGTCAAGGCGGCTCTTGTTCCTGCCGTTGGTACAGAGTTGATTTATATAGATTTTTCGGCTGACGAGCAGTTTAGAATCGGAGGTTCGGCTTTTGCGCAGAGTGTTAGTGCTGTGGGTGAGGATGTTCCGTTTGTGCGTGATGCAGCTTATTTCAAGAAATGTTTTGCTGCGGTGCAAGAGTTGATTGAGAGCGGAAAAGTTTTGGCGGGACACGACGTTTCGGGCGGTGGTCTGATTACGACTCTGTTGGAGATGAATTTCGCCAACAACACCACCGGTGCTCAGATTGATTTGAACCCACTACGCGAGGCGGACTTAGTGAAAGTTCTGTTCTCGGAGAAGCCCGCCGTGGTGCTTCAGGTGGCTAATGGGGAGGTTATTGCCGACGAATTGAACAGTCTTGGTGTAGCTTCTCAGATTATTGGGAAGGTTACCTCGACGCGCAAATTGGTGGTACGACACGGTTGTTGTGAGCGTCTGTCGTTGGATATTGATGCCCTGCGCGACACTTGGTTCAAGACCTCCTATCTTCTGGATAGACGGCAGTCGGGCGAAATCAAAGCAAAAGAGCGCTTTGAAAACTATAAGTGTCAGCCGCTTGTTTATGATTTTCCTGCTGCGTGGGACGGGAGTGTCAGTGGTCTGGGGATTGAGCCGAAAAGAAAAGGGAAGAGCGGTGTTCGCGCGGCAATTATCAGGGAGAAGGGTAGCAACGGCGACCGCGAAATGGCGTGGGCGATGCACCTTGCCGGGTTCGATGTTAAGGACGTGATGATGACCGACTTAATCACCGGGCGCGAAACCTTAGAAGATATAAACCTGATTGTTTTCGTTGGTGGATTCAGCAATTCGGATGTATTGAACTCAGCTAAGGGTTGGGCAGGCGCGTTCCTCTATAACCCCAAAGCTAAAGAAGCGCTCGACAAATTTTATTCAAGAAAAGACACCTTATCCTTGGGCGTTTGCAATGGCTGTCAGCTGCTTGTGGAGCTTGGATTGATTACCCCTTCTCACAGCGAAAAGCCCCGGATGTTGCACAACGACACCCACAAATTTGAATCGCAATTCGTTGGTGTTTCGCTCGAAAAGTCTCCATCTATTATGTTAAAATCATTGGAGGGCAGCAGGTTAGGTGTTTGGATTGCGCACGGCGAAGGGAAGTTCCACTTGCCGATGGCAGAGGAGAATTATAATATCGCTCTAAAATACAGCTACGCAGAATATCCGGCAAACCCCAATGGTTCGGATTATAATGCGGCAGGAATTTGCTCGGCAGATGGGCGACACTTGGCAATGATGCCTCACCCCGAGCGCGCAATAAAGCCTTGGCAGTGGGCGCATTATCCCGCCGAACGAGCAGCAGACGAGGTTACTCCGTGGATTGAGATGTTCATCAACGCGCGGCGTTGGGTGAGCGAGCATAAATAG
- a CDS encoding Periplasmic [Fe] hydrogenase large subunit translates to MIQLNIDRNVIEVEEGTTLLDAARELGISIPTLCYLNLPHLGVENRPAGCRICVVEVEGRRNLAPACATACGEGMVVHTNSIRVLNARKTVMQMILSDHPKDCLSCAKSGMCDLQNSAIKLGIRQIPGQEFALMTSFRKDTSPSIIRDMDKCIVCRRCETMCNSVQTVGALHASGRGFGVAVTPAFEQNLEDSTCTYCGQCVAVCPTGALTEIDETTKVIRRLADSSKTVVVQIAPAVRAALGEEFGYEPGTLVTGKIVAALRRLGFSYIFDTDFAADLTIMEEGMELLGRIKGHLAGDKSVRLPILTSCCPAWVNFFETYYPDMLDVPSTARSPQQMFGAIAKTYFADKIGVEREDMVVVSVMPCLAKKYECQRKEFSTNGNPDVDFSISTRELAHLIKEANINFGELDDEEFDNPLGYSTGAGVIFGTTGGVIEAASRTAYELYTGKELVDVNFMELRGFGGIRTATVDFDGLKLNIGIASGLGNARLLLDKVRSGELELHAIEIMACPNGCVGGGGQPLHHGKEETIRRRAEALYRADAEKPLRKSHLNPYIIELYKEFLGAPLSHKAHQLLHTHYYKKEQNSGH, encoded by the coding sequence ATGATACAGCTCAATATAGACCGCAATGTAATTGAGGTGGAAGAGGGTACAACACTTTTGGATGCAGCGCGTGAGTTGGGTATTTCGATTCCGACACTCTGTTACCTGAATCTGCCCCACTTGGGTGTGGAGAATCGCCCTGCGGGATGCCGCATATGTGTGGTGGAGGTCGAGGGACGGCGTAATCTTGCTCCAGCCTGTGCGACTGCTTGCGGGGAGGGTATGGTGGTGCACACCAACTCAATACGAGTGCTAAACGCCCGCAAGACCGTGATGCAGATGATCTTGAGCGACCACCCCAAGGATTGCCTCTCGTGTGCCAAATCGGGGATGTGCGATTTGCAAAATAGTGCTATAAAGTTGGGTATTCGCCAAATTCCGGGGCAGGAATTTGCGCTGATGACCTCTTTCCGAAAGGATACTTCGCCCTCTATTATCCGCGATATGGATAAGTGCATTGTGTGTCGCCGTTGCGAGACGATGTGCAATTCGGTGCAGACGGTGGGTGCGCTTCACGCCTCGGGACGAGGGTTCGGTGTTGCGGTAACACCCGCTTTTGAGCAAAATTTAGAGGATTCAACTTGCACTTATTGCGGTCAGTGTGTGGCGGTTTGCCCCACAGGAGCACTCACGGAGATAGACGAAACCACCAAGGTTATCCGTCGACTGGCAGACTCGTCGAAGACTGTTGTGGTGCAGATTGCACCCGCTGTTCGTGCCGCCTTGGGTGAGGAGTTTGGCTACGAGCCCGGAACGCTGGTGACGGGCAAGATTGTTGCTGCTCTGCGACGTCTCGGCTTCAGCTATATATTTGATACCGATTTTGCTGCCGACCTCACCATTATGGAGGAGGGGATGGAACTTCTGGGCAGAATCAAGGGGCACTTGGCGGGCGATAAGTCGGTGCGCTTACCGATTTTGACAAGTTGTTGCCCGGCGTGGGTCAATTTCTTTGAGACATACTATCCTGATATGTTGGATGTTCCGAGCACGGCTCGCTCTCCGCAGCAGATGTTCGGCGCGATTGCCAAAACCTACTTTGCCGACAAAATCGGTGTGGAGCGCGAGGATATGGTTGTGGTGTCTGTAATGCCCTGTTTGGCAAAAAAATACGAGTGTCAGCGCAAAGAGTTTTCCACAAATGGCAACCCTGACGTAGACTTTTCGATTTCCACGCGAGAATTGGCGCACTTGATAAAGGAGGCGAATATAAATTTCGGCGAGTTGGACGATGAGGAGTTCGACAATCCGTTGGGCTACTCCACCGGCGCGGGGGTTATCTTTGGCACGACGGGTGGCGTAATCGAGGCAGCGTCACGTACGGCTTATGAACTCTACACAGGTAAAGAGCTTGTAGATGTGAACTTTATGGAGTTGCGTGGTTTTGGCGGTATCCGCACAGCAACTGTTGATTTCGACGGACTTAAATTAAACATAGGTATTGCGAGCGGTCTGGGTAATGCGCGCTTGCTGCTGGATAAAGTGCGTTCGGGCGAGTTGGAGCTGCACGCCATTGAGATTATGGCGTGTCCCAATGGTTGTGTGGGCGGCGGCGGTCAGCCTCTGCATCACGGCAAGGAGGAGACAATCCGCCGCCGTGCCGAAGCCCTCTACCGTGCCGACGCGGAAAAGCCACTGCGCAAATCTCACCTAAATCCATATATTATAGAGTTATACAAGGAGTTTCTCGGAGCCCCCCTCAGCCACAAGGCACACCAACTGCTCCATACTCACTACTACAAGAAAGAACAAAATTCCGGGCATTAG
- a CDS encoding 23S rRNA (guanosine-2'-O-)-methyltransferase rlmB, which yields MENTIWGIHPVIEAIETAKKIEKIFIKKDSRTSEALEKIRDKVRGTSIIVQDVPAEKLDRLTKRGNHQGVVALMQEIDYLEFSDLLERIASTETPPLIVAMDSVTDVRNFGAIARSAECAGADAVIMSAKNSAPVNGEAIRSSAGALNVIPVCRVGSLRNALKSLQTSGVQLVAATEKSNKILFECDFTRPTVIIMGSEDKGIAGDILKMCDEQIAIPLLGKIESLNVSAAASVMLYEALRQRFMAME from the coding sequence ATGGAAAACACCATTTGGGGTATTCACCCTGTGATTGAGGCGATTGAGACCGCCAAGAAAATCGAAAAGATTTTTATAAAGAAAGATTCTCGCACGAGTGAGGCGCTGGAGAAAATACGCGACAAGGTGCGTGGAACGAGTATCATTGTGCAGGACGTGCCAGCCGAAAAACTGGATAGACTCACCAAACGAGGCAACCACCAAGGAGTTGTAGCTCTAATGCAAGAGATTGACTACCTCGAATTTAGCGACCTGCTTGAACGTATTGCATCAACCGAAACACCACCACTGATTGTGGCAATGGACAGCGTGACTGATGTGCGCAATTTTGGGGCTATTGCGCGTTCGGCGGAGTGCGCCGGGGCGGATGCCGTCATTATGTCGGCAAAGAACTCGGCTCCGGTCAATGGCGAAGCCATTCGCTCGTCGGCAGGGGCGCTCAATGTGATTCCCGTGTGCCGTGTGGGGTCGTTGCGCAATGCGCTGAAATCGTTGCAAACAAGTGGAGTGCAACTTGTTGCGGCTACTGAAAAGTCAAACAAAATTCTATTTGAGTGTGATTTTACGCGCCCTACGGTGATAATAATGGGGTCGGAGGACAAGGGTATCGCCGGCGATATTCTCAAAATGTGCGATGAGCAGATTGCCATTCCGCTACTGGGTAAAATCGAGTCGCTCAATGTATCCGCCGCCGCCTCAGTGATGCTCTATGAGGCTCTACGGCAGAGATTTATGGCAATGGAATAG
- a CDS encoding Sialic acid-specific 9-O-acetylesterase, with protein MVLQQNAQVPIWGTSAPMQQVTIIASWNTKDTIRTISDNMGEWRAVLKTPKADLAAHTIRCNDLKISNVMLGEVWLCSGQSNMEWNVNRGILNGEQEAAAATYPYIRICRVPLRASNTPQNLVDVKWESCTPESMRATSAVGFFFARSLYKELNVPIGIISSAWGGTPAEVWIPEEFFTPDMLKNAVTETNNWRPNKPAKAYNQMIHPLVPFTLAGVIWYQGESNRVWAAHYDNLMKVLIGSWRKLFGNAKLPFYFVQIAPFNYAQNKDTYAAELREAQQKTADELANTGMVVVSDLVDDVRNIHPINKQDVGARLSKFALAEVYGKDVKDYKSPTFRSMTVRSDRALITFNNPTARLICTGSKIEGFVIAGADGVFVPADAKIVGNQIEVWAKGIEKPTQVRYCFDDTTCGNLKTEAGLPVAPFRSK; from the coding sequence ATGGTTCTCCAGCAAAATGCACAAGTGCCCATTTGGGGCACTAGTGCGCCTATGCAGCAGGTCACCATCATTGCCTCGTGGAACACGAAAGATACAATCCGTACCATATCCGACAATATGGGCGAGTGGCGCGCCGTGCTCAAAACTCCAAAGGCAGACCTTGCGGCACATACCATTCGCTGCAATGACCTGAAGATTAGCAATGTAATGTTGGGCGAAGTTTGGTTATGCAGCGGACAAAGTAATATGGAGTGGAACGTAAACAGAGGAATACTTAACGGAGAGCAAGAGGCTGCCGCTGCAACATATCCCTACATACGCATATGTAGAGTTCCGTTAAGAGCCTCAAATACTCCACAAAACCTTGTGGACGTAAAGTGGGAGAGTTGCACACCCGAGAGTATGCGTGCCACCTCGGCAGTGGGCTTCTTCTTTGCTCGTTCTCTGTATAAGGAGTTGAATGTGCCCATTGGCATAATCTCCTCTGCGTGGGGCGGAACACCTGCCGAGGTATGGATACCAGAGGAGTTTTTCACGCCCGATATGTTGAAAAACGCTGTTACTGAAACCAATAATTGGAGACCGAACAAGCCGGCTAAAGCATACAATCAGATGATTCACCCTCTTGTGCCATTTACGCTGGCTGGAGTAATTTGGTATCAGGGCGAGTCGAACCGCGTGTGGGCTGCCCACTACGACAACTTGATGAAGGTGCTCATTGGTTCGTGGCGTAAACTATTCGGCAATGCAAAACTCCCATTCTATTTCGTGCAAATTGCACCATTCAACTACGCGCAAAACAAGGACACATATGCCGCCGAACTGCGAGAGGCTCAGCAAAAAACGGCTGACGAACTTGCCAATACAGGTATGGTAGTTGTATCGGACTTGGTGGACGATGTGAGAAACATTCACCCGATAAACAAACAAGATGTTGGCGCACGCCTCTCGAAATTTGCATTGGCTGAGGTCTATGGCAAAGACGTTAAAGATTATAAGAGCCCCACCTTCAGGTCTATGACCGTGAGGAGCGACAGGGCGTTAATAACCTTTAATAACCCAACCGCGAGGCTTATCTGTACTGGTTCTAAAATAGAGGGATTCGTAATTGCAGGTGCTGATGGCGTGTTTGTTCCGGCAGATGCAAAAATCGTTGGTAACCAAATTGAAGTGTGGGCAAAGGGCATCGAAAAACCGACACAGGTTCGCTACTGCTTCGACGACACCACTTGCGGTAATCTAAAAACAGAAGCAGGGTTGCCGGTAGCCCCATTTAGAAGTAAATAA
- a CDS encoding Hypoxanthine-guanine phosphoribosyltransferase: MSPFGNSDLLFDCAKNIGKRNLMKIYDLIFEPYISQEEVGRQTRRVAELISARYNNCEQKPLVLVTLGGAAIFGADLVRELDFTTEIAFVKCSSYHGTSSTGSVNFELNPTIDPAGRDVVIVEDIVDTGATYRALHDYLKMRGAEQVIMATMLFKEQAYIETLPVHYVALESENIFVVGSGLDYHQLGRNLKGIWRTVE, translated from the coding sequence ATGTCGCCATTCGGCAATTCAGACCTTCTGTTTGATTGCGCCAAAAACATAGGCAAGAGAAACTTGATGAAGATTTACGATTTGATATTTGAGCCCTACATCTCCCAAGAAGAGGTGGGCAGACAGACACGGCGAGTGGCGGAGCTCATTAGCGCCCGCTATAATAATTGTGAGCAAAAACCGTTGGTATTAGTGACATTGGGTGGAGCCGCGATTTTCGGGGCGGACTTGGTGCGCGAGTTGGATTTTACCACGGAAATTGCCTTCGTAAAGTGCTCGTCCTATCACGGCACGAGCAGCACGGGAAGTGTGAACTTTGAACTCAACCCCACAATCGACCCGGCGGGGAGGGATGTGGTTATCGTTGAGGATATTGTGGATACGGGCGCCACTTACAGGGCTCTGCACGACTACCTGAAAATGAGAGGAGCGGAGCAGGTGATAATGGCTACGATGCTCTTCAAGGAGCAGGCATACATTGAGACGCTGCCCGTACACTATGTAGCACTCGAAAGCGAAAATATATTTGTGGTTGGTAGCGGATTAGACTACCATCAATTGGGACGAAATTTGAAAGGAATATGGAGGACAGTTGAGTAA
- a CDS encoding DNA polymerase III delta prime subunit, with protein MQFSAVIGNERIKSLLAETIRAGRVSHAQLFVSDEGVGALPMAIAYAQALLCPNRTPEGDACGECANCYKMNRLEHPDCNFIFPVNKSKKAKATGRSDDKPTSDQFVHLWRELIIKTGGYISEEQWYNYIGLENQQGNINKEEANEIVRKMSFKSVQGGYKIVIMWLPEKMNEAAANTLLKLIEEPAPGTLFIFVSEQPDRVIATIRSRTQITTLAPLPQKFIAEYLYNEGIENGARIAQAAGGSLSRALELSRNEFQSEDFERFAALMRKGYTMKYGELFEWAESMAGIGREAQKMFCENSLAILRDCYLTSLNLAEITFVNPQTEKFINAFSPYTNHLTIEHFIREFELLLSHIRQNGNAKIIFSDFALKISKIIKAAK; from the coding sequence ATGCAATTCTCAGCAGTAATAGGTAACGAGCGGATAAAGAGTCTTTTAGCCGAAACAATTCGCGCGGGAAGGGTCAGCCACGCACAGCTTTTTGTCTCGGACGAGGGTGTGGGTGCACTGCCAATGGCGATTGCCTATGCACAGGCACTACTCTGCCCCAACCGCACGCCAGAGGGAGATGCCTGCGGAGAGTGTGCAAACTGCTACAAAATGAATCGTTTGGAGCACCCTGACTGTAATTTTATTTTCCCTGTAAACAAATCAAAGAAGGCAAAGGCGACAGGACGTTCGGACGACAAACCAACCTCCGACCAATTTGTCCACCTATGGCGTGAGTTGATAATCAAGACGGGGGGGTATATCAGTGAAGAGCAGTGGTATAACTACATCGGGCTGGAGAATCAGCAGGGCAACATCAACAAGGAGGAGGCGAATGAGATTGTGCGCAAGATGAGTTTCAAGAGCGTTCAAGGGGGCTATAAGATAGTGATAATGTGGCTTCCCGAGAAGATGAACGAAGCGGCAGCAAACACACTGCTAAAACTTATCGAAGAGCCTGCTCCCGGCACGCTTTTTATCTTTGTGAGTGAACAGCCCGATAGGGTTATCGCCACAATTCGTTCGCGTACCCAGATTACGACCCTTGCACCATTGCCACAAAAATTTATAGCTGAATATCTTTATAATGAAGGTATTGAAAACGGTGCCCGCATAGCTCAGGCAGCAGGAGGCAGCCTTTCGCGTGCGCTGGAGCTTTCAAGAAATGAATTTCAGAGCGAAGATTTTGAGCGGTTTGCAGCATTGATGCGCAAGGGGTACACGATGAAGTATGGCGAGTTGTTTGAGTGGGCAGAGTCAATGGCGGGCATTGGGCGCGAAGCTCAAAAAATGTTTTGCGAAAATTCGCTTGCAATCCTGCGTGACTGCTACCTCACATCGCTCAATCTAGCAGAAATAACCTTTGTAAATCCCCAAACGGAAAAATTTATAAACGCATTTTCGCCCTACACCAACCACCTGACCATTGAACATTTTATAAGAGAATTTGAGTTGTTACTGAGCCATATACGACAGAATGGCAATGCCAAAATTATATTTTCTGACTTTGCACTGAAGATTTCTAAGATAATAAAGGCTGCGAAGTAG